Proteins encoded in a region of the Streptomyces sp. NBC_00513 genome:
- the dcd gene encoding dCTP deaminase: protein MILTGPEITSASKDGRLRISPFMPTQVNPNSYNVRLGGTLLTYTNEVLDAHRPNPTRRTEIGDDGHVLQPGELYLGHTLEEVGSDLFVPLLFGRSSVGRLGLFVEITAPIGDIGFHGQWTLMLTPTRPVRVYAGMKIGQIMFFVSEGAIDLYEGKYQAASGPQPSAYWRDLDATAVTS, encoded by the coding sequence GTGATCCTCACCGGACCCGAGATCACCTCCGCCTCGAAGGACGGACGGCTGCGCATCTCCCCCTTCATGCCGACCCAGGTCAACCCGAACAGCTATAACGTCCGCCTGGGCGGGACCCTGCTCACCTACACCAACGAGGTACTCGACGCCCACCGGCCGAACCCCACCCGCCGCACAGAGATCGGCGACGACGGCCACGTCCTGCAGCCCGGCGAGTTGTACCTCGGCCACACCCTGGAGGAGGTGGGATCCGACCTCTTCGTCCCCCTGCTCTTCGGCCGTTCCTCCGTCGGCCGACTGGGGCTCTTCGTCGAGATCACCGCACCCATCGGTGACATCGGCTTCCACGGCCAGTGGACGCTGATGCTCACCCCGACCCGCCCCGTGCGCGTCTACGCCGGGATGAAGATCGGGCAGATCATGTTCTTCGTCTCCGAGGGCGCCATCGACCTGTACGAGGGCAAGTACCAGGCGGCCTCAGGGCCCCAGCCTTCCGCGTACTGGCGTGACCTCGACGCCACGGCGGTGACCTCGTGA
- a CDS encoding deoxycytidine triphosphate deaminase — MILTGPAIAAAREVGRITIDPYDPNRLSPNAYDWRLGSTLRVCEGDLDAASPTAFSELTLPDDGYVLEPGHLYLGHTLERTGSESYAQLLNGDRTTGSLGIWVHVSAPLGHQGHAIRWTLEIRATRPVRVRPSMTFGKLVFLRTHGSPASYQQHGLKYRTSEGIETSRLYEENPGGRR, encoded by the coding sequence GTGATCCTCACCGGACCGGCCATTGCCGCCGCCCGCGAGGTGGGCCGCATCACCATCGACCCGTACGACCCGAACCGCCTGTCCCCAAACGCGTACGACTGGCGCCTGGGCAGCACGCTCCGCGTCTGCGAGGGCGACCTCGACGCCGCCAGTCCCACCGCCTTCTCCGAACTCACCCTCCCCGACGACGGGTACGTCCTGGAGCCCGGCCACCTCTACCTCGGCCACACCCTGGAGCGGACGGGCTCCGAGTCCTACGCCCAGCTCCTCAACGGCGACCGGACCACCGGCTCCCTCGGCATCTGGGTCCACGTCTCCGCGCCGCTCGGGCACCAGGGCCATGCGATCCGCTGGACCCTGGAGATCCGAGCCACCCGCCCCGTACGCGTCCGGCCCAGCATGACCTTCGGCAAGCTCGTCTTCCTCCGCACCCACGGCTCCCCCGCCAGCTACCAGCAGCACGGCCTCAAGTACCGCACCAGCGAGGGCATCGAGACATCACGCCTCTACGAGGAGAACCCCGGAGGCCGCCGGTGA
- a CDS encoding serine hydrolase has product MTHTTDRIEDLLQTGVRDEVYPGAVWAVGNADGIQASGAVGLLDPDRPDEPMRLDTVFDVASLTKILAVWSTIGTLVEEGKLQLHTPLGTFWDEVAGHPLARATAHHLLTHTAGLPLRANLKNLYGTDPQDIRDGVLHESLHRPPGEAVEYTDRAALVLGYLAEHLSGQPLDQLATDRIWNPLGMTQTRFGPLPDAEAARCAPTEYDETTGTHLKGTAHDFSARLLDGVCGIAGTFSALDDLARFLRHMLVPTQAAFGPAWIKGSLRIETGDLTPTRGLFWHPAPGTTSAEDLWVHYGFTGTGMWISPAQDRWAVLLTNKLRFNRDREPLTAIRNGFRSTALTYPAQP; this is encoded by the coding sequence ATGACCCACACCACCGACCGGATCGAAGACCTCCTCCAGACCGGCGTCCGCGACGAGGTCTACCCCGGCGCGGTGTGGGCGGTCGGGAACGCCGACGGCATCCAGGCCAGCGGAGCCGTCGGCCTCCTCGACCCGGACCGCCCGGACGAGCCGATGCGGCTGGACACCGTCTTCGACGTCGCCAGCCTCACCAAGATCCTCGCCGTCTGGTCCACGATCGGCACCCTGGTCGAAGAGGGAAAGCTCCAGCTCCACACCCCACTGGGAACCTTCTGGGACGAAGTCGCAGGCCACCCCCTCGCCCGGGCCACTGCCCACCACCTGCTCACGCACACCGCCGGCCTGCCGTTGCGCGCGAACCTGAAGAACCTCTACGGCACCGACCCCCAGGACATCCGCGACGGCGTCCTCCACGAGTCCCTCCACCGCCCGCCCGGCGAGGCCGTCGAGTACACCGACCGAGCCGCCCTCGTCCTCGGCTACCTCGCCGAACACCTCTCGGGCCAGCCCCTGGACCAGCTCGCCACCGACCGCATCTGGAACCCCCTGGGCATGACGCAGACCCGCTTCGGCCCCCTCCCCGATGCCGAGGCAGCCCGCTGCGCCCCCACCGAGTACGACGAGACCACCGGCACCCACCTCAAGGGCACCGCCCACGACTTCTCCGCCCGCCTCCTCGACGGCGTCTGCGGCATCGCCGGCACCTTCTCGGCCCTCGACGACCTGGCCCGCTTCCTCCGCCACATGCTCGTCCCTACCCAAGCAGCCTTCGGCCCAGCCTGGATCAAGGGATCCCTCCGCATCGAGACTGGCGACCTAACCCCCACCCGCGGCCTCTTCTGGCACCCCGCCCCCGGCACCACCTCGGCCGAGGACCTCTGGGTCCACTACGGCTTCACCGGCACGGGTATGTGGATCAGCCCAGCCCAGGACCGCTGGGCCGTCCTCCTCACCAACAAGCTCCGCTTCAACCGCGATCGGGAACCCCTGACAGCGATTCGGAACGGCTTTCGTAGCACCGCGCTTACTTACCCAGCGCAGCCTTGA
- a CDS encoding glycosyltransferase family 4 protein — MNRVIATALDLPFPSPGGSVELFLDLYAGTQPAIPARAFMLAPNGARPHPPAGIDLLHASGKCLDGYAFSRYVTNLRHAMTAAIDPHQISVLHLHHLAFGATPALLRALPAHPRIAFVHGTDLLHAENHTTQLRVLRETASAADAIVVPTGAMADRLLKLAPKTDRRKIEKIPWGIPDHLLTSPPRQPARRPTSHLRILFAGRLSSEKGLEPLLQAVAATRSVELSIAAPRAQFLDLAPVIRQLGVHVRYLGWFRRAQLWRAFADHDVLAVPSTTLEAMGLVALEAQACGLPVLYQPVPGLSEALSGTGLATDFTNPTTAAHDLHRLRTTPGLLEMLRASGRTNAARFPLTATAKAITDLGRRLA, encoded by the coding sequence GTGAACCGCGTCATCGCCACCGCCCTCGACCTGCCGTTCCCCAGCCCCGGCGGAAGCGTCGAACTCTTCCTCGACCTCTACGCCGGCACCCAACCCGCGATCCCCGCCCGCGCCTTCATGCTCGCCCCCAACGGCGCCCGGCCCCACCCCCCAGCCGGCATCGACCTACTGCACGCATCCGGCAAGTGCCTCGACGGCTACGCCTTCAGCCGGTACGTCACCAACCTGCGCCACGCCATGACGGCCGCCATCGACCCGCACCAGATCAGCGTGCTGCACCTGCACCACCTGGCCTTCGGCGCCACTCCCGCCCTCCTGCGGGCCCTACCCGCCCACCCCCGGATCGCTTTCGTCCACGGCACCGACCTCCTGCACGCCGAGAACCACACCACGCAGCTGCGCGTTCTCCGCGAGACAGCCTCCGCTGCCGACGCGATCGTCGTCCCCACCGGCGCCATGGCCGACCGCCTGCTCAAGCTCGCCCCCAAAACGGACAGGCGCAAGATCGAGAAGATCCCCTGGGGCATCCCCGACCACCTCCTGACCAGCCCACCACGCCAGCCCGCCCGACGCCCCACCAGCCACCTGCGGATCCTCTTCGCAGGCCGCCTCAGTTCCGAGAAGGGCCTCGAACCCCTCCTCCAAGCCGTCGCCGCCACCCGCTCGGTCGAGCTGAGCATCGCCGCCCCGCGCGCCCAGTTCCTCGACCTCGCCCCGGTCATCCGCCAGCTCGGCGTCCACGTCCGCTACCTCGGCTGGTTCCGCCGCGCCCAACTGTGGAGGGCCTTCGCCGACCACGACGTACTCGCCGTGCCCTCCACCACCCTGGAGGCCATGGGTCTCGTCGCCCTCGAAGCCCAGGCCTGCGGACTCCCCGTCCTCTACCAACCCGTTCCCGGACTCAGCGAAGCCCTCTCCGGCACCGGCCTGGCCACCGACTTCACCAACCCCACCACCGCCGCCCACGACCTCCACCGCCTGCGCACCACGCCCGGCCTCCTCGAAATGCTCCGGGCATCCGGCCGCACCAACGCCGCCCGCTTCCCACTCACCGCCACTGCCAAGGCCATCACCGACCTCGGGCGGCGGCTCGCCTGA